A genomic region of Pyrus communis chromosome 14, drPyrComm1.1, whole genome shotgun sequence contains the following coding sequences:
- the LOC137716461 gene encoding fatty-acid-binding protein 3, chloroplastic-like, whose product MFEAQAICSPKWLQSPIPTRNCIPKPRIGFLTGISNPNVLICQTPIHFSPQENIKSRTPFAVNASSTSVGRAEYIEEPATKERFQTSLSLPGCSSSLTLLGTGYREKVFAIIGVKVYAAGLYANLSILNSLNAWKGRSTAEIQEDSSLFSSIFLSPSEKSLQIVLVRDVDGKTFWDALNDAISPRIKSPTPVDESALSTFRSIFQGQPLKKGTFIFLTWPDPSKMLVCISSDGLPSGVDTEIESENVAFALFDVFFGDTPVSPSLKASVLNGLGSILK is encoded by the exons ATGTTTGAAGCTCAAGCAATTTGCAGTCCCAAATGGCTCCAATCTCCCATTCCCACCAGGAACTGCATTCCCAAACCCAGAATTGGATTCCTTACTGGAATTTCAAACCCAAATGTTCTCATTTGCCAAACCCCCATTCACTTCTCCCCTCAGGAGAACATTAAATCCCGGACCCCTTTTGCAGTGAATGCTTCCTCAACTTCAG TTGGAAGGGCAGAATACATCGAGGAGCCTGCTACCAAAGAGAGATTTCAAACATCTTTGAGTCTGCCGGGTTGCTCGAGTTCATTGACCTTGCTTGGAACTG GATACAGGGAAAAGGTCTTTGCAATTATTGGCGTAAAAGTCTATGCTGCAGGACTATATGCGAACCTGTCCATCTTAAATAGTTTGAATGCTTGGAAGGGAAGATCAACTGCTGAGATTCAAGAGGATTCATCCTTGTTCAGCTCCATTTTTCTAT CTCCTTCGGAGAAATCATTACAGATTGTTCTGGTTAGAGATGTTGATGGGAAAACTTTTTGGGACGCCTTGAATGATGCCATCTCTCCAAGAATCAAATCACCAACTCCTGTTGATGAATCTGCACTATCCACATTCCGTAGCATCTTTCAAGGGCAACCTCTTAAGAAAGGAACTTTCATATTTTTGACTTGGCCAGATCCTTCCAAAATGCTT GTCTGTATCTCATCTGATGGGCTTCCGTCTGGTGTGGATACTGAAATTGAATCAGAAAACGTGGCTTTTGCTCTGTTTGATGTATTCTTCGGAGATACTCCAGTTTCTCCCTCCTTGAAAGCTTCGGTTTTGAATGGACTGGGATCAATCCTCAAGTAA